From Miscanthus floridulus cultivar M001 unplaced genomic scaffold, ASM1932011v1 fs_675_3_4, whole genome shotgun sequence, the proteins below share one genomic window:
- the LOC136532634 gene encoding fimbrin-1-like, producing MSTFFGVLVSDPALQSQFTQVQLRTLKTKFAAAKRPNAEHVTIKDLPPVMEKLRGIHEVLSEAEVSKFLSETYPDMNQPIEFEPFLKEYLNLQAKGSSKSGVVPASNELFNLVRDGVLLCKLINVAVPGTIDERAINTKKDLNPWERNENHTLCLNSAKAIGCTVVNIGTQDLIEARVCFHVI from the exons ATGTCTACCTTCTTTGGTGTTCTTGTCTCTGATCCAGCGCTGCAGAGCCAGTTCACCCAAGTGCAGCTCAGGACCCTCAAAACAAAG TTTGCAGCTGCAAAGAGACCAAACGCAGAGCATGTAACCATAAAAGATTTGCCCCCAGTGATGGAAAAACTGAGGGGCATCCATGAGGTTCTATCCGAAGCAGAGGTCAGCAAATTTTTAAGCGAGACCTATCCTGATATGAACCAACCTATAGAATTCGAGCCGTTCCTTAAG GAGTACTTAAATCTTCAAGCTAAAGGGAGCAGCAAATCAGGAG TGGTTCCAGCATCGAACGAGCTGTTCAACCTTGTTCGGGACGGTGTGCTACTTTG CAAGTTGATCAATGTTGCTGTTCCGGGCACAATAGATGAGAGAGCAATCAATACAAAAAAGGATCTTAATCCATGGGAGAGGAACGAGAACCATACACTTTGTCTCAACTCTGCAAAGGCCATTGGTTGCACTGTTGTTAACATTGGAACACAAGATTTGATTGAAGCTAGAGTATGTTTTCATGTTATCTAA
- the LOC136532635 gene encoding vegetative cell wall protein gp1-like, giving the protein MAIFLPAAQHRSQQPSSPPPFPAWPSSRQPPNRAGPAAPAQPRAPCRPSLAAPGNCRAQQLTPGSHLSAPSPTPRGSATARSWRCSNRLPRRASWARPPVALGLVKRQPSPPPRAPPAAPAPFSPRPGRNCRTEEPRRPPTSPSASPSSPSRLHLRFSPVVSSPWPPLSPHAFQFEFRGF; this is encoded by the coding sequence ATGGCCATTTTTcttcccgcggcccagcaccgcagccagcagcccagctcgcctcccccttTTCCCGCTTGGCCCAGCTCGCGCCAGCCGCCCAACCGCGCCGGCCCAGCCGCGCCGGCCCAGCCGCGCGCACCGTGCCGGCCCAGCCTCGCCGCACCAGGCAACTGCCGCGCCCAGCAGCTGACGcccgggtcccacctgtcggcgccgtccCCTACCCCGCGCGGCTCGGCAACCGCCCGCTCCTGGCGCTGCAGCAACCGCCTGCCACGACGCGCGTCGTGGGCGCGTCCTCCCGTTGCCCTCGGCCTCGttaaaaggcagccgagccccccccctcgcgcgccccctgctgcccccgctccgttttcgcctcgtcccggccgcaactgccgcacggaggagccccgccgacctccgacctcgccgtccgcgtcgccgtcgtctcCGAGCCGTCTCCACCTCCGATTCTCGCCTgtggtgagctcgccgtggccccctctctctccccatgcgttTCAATTCGAGTTTCGTGGCTTTTAG